From the Spirochaetota bacterium genome, the window ATCGCGGCTTACAGCCCAATCTACAATATCCGCAGCGAGGTAATCGGGATCCTCTACGTGGGCATTATAGAGAGCAAGTTCGAACAGATTAAAAAAGAGACCGCCATTTTCTTTCTCATAATCCTGCTCGTCACGCTCCAGGTGGCGCTGATAATATACATCTACCTGATCCACAACATTCTCAATCCCATCCGCTACCTGGTCAACGCGTCCAACAGCATCGCAAAGGGCGACTATACCATCAATATCCCGGTCGAGACCAGGGATGAGCTCGGGATACTCTGCAAAACATTTAACACCATGGTGGGCGCCATCGTGGAGCGCGACACGATGCTGAAGGAAGACACGCACCAGCAGATCATCAACTCGGAGAAGCTCGCCTCGCTCGGCAAGCTCGCCGCGGGCATCGCCCACGAGATCAACAACCCGCTCACCGGCGTACTCACCTACAGCTCCATACTGCTCGAGGATCTCAAGGATACGGAGTACAAGGACGATCTGGAAATAATCGTCAACGAAACCATGCGCTGCCGCAAGATCGTGCGCGAAATCCTCAATTTTGCGCGCGAGACGAAGATCGAAAAAGAGCGTGTCAATATTAACCTTATCATTTCGGAGACGCTTTCCATCCTGGAAAAACACGTGTCGTTCCACAACATCGGGATCGTCAAGGCATTTCGCGACGATCTTCCCCCCATGTACGTGGACATAAACCAGATAAAATCGGTTATCAACAATCTCGCGCTCAATGCCGCCGACGCGATGAGCGACGGCGGAACGCTTACCATTGCGACGAATCTCGACAGCGAAAATGACTCGGTGGTCATCACCGTGAACGACACCGGGTGCGGCATCCCCGAGGGAAATTTAATAAAGATATTCGACCCGTTTTTTACGACCAAGGAGACCGGCAAGGGGACCGGGCTTGGACTGGCCGTGACCTATGGAATCATCAAGCGGCACAACGGGCAGATAACCGTGCACAGCATTCCGGGAGAGGGTACCAAGTTCGTCATCACCCTGCCCGTGAATCCCGTCGACGCGAGCGGGGTCTAGGCGGGGAATGCACGATCCGGGTCCACGGGGGCCCGCCTTAAAAAAATGAGTGACATTTGCAGAGCGCGCGCTAGATTACGTATACTGAATATTATGGTGTTCGCGGGGGAGAAGGCTCAGGGGCCGATATGGAAAACCAGACCAGGATTCTGCTTATCGATGACGAAGAAATCGTGCTTAAGAGCTCGACCCGCATACTGCGCAGCACCGACTACATGATAGCCACCGCCGGATCGGGGATCGAGGGGCTCGATAAGGCCCGGGCGCAGAAATTCGACATTGTCATCACCGATCTGAAAATGCCCCAGTTGGGCGGGATGGAGATACTCAAAACCCTCAAAAAGGAGCAGCCCGACGTCACGGTGATAATCTTCACCGGTTACGCGACAGTGGAAACTGCCCGCGAAGCCCTTAAAAACGGCGCATTTGACTACATCCCGAAACCCTTCACCCCCGACGAGCTCCGGGAGGTGGTGAAAAACGCAATTGCCTCCCGGACCAACAGCTCCGAAGCGAAAATGCTCGACTTGATGTCGATCGTCTCCCACGAGCTCAAGAGCCCGATATCCGTGGTGCACACCACCGCCGAAACCCTCTACAAGGGCTACTTCGGGAAGCTGGACCAGGGACAGGAAAAGACCATCGAAACTATCCTGCGCAACTGCCAGTACCTCGAGGATATAATCCGCAATTACCTGGACCTCTCCAAGATGGAGATCGATAACATCGAATCGTTCGCGCAGCAGGTCAACCTTGTGGACGAAATCGTGCTCCCCATCGTGGAGATACCCGAGCACCACAGCAATATGAAGGCCATGCCCATAATGACGGATTTCCGGGTGAAACCCGTCATTTCAGGCGACCCCAATTTATTGAAGATCGTCGTCACCAACCTGGTTAACAACGCTATTAAATACGGAATCGCCGGAACCCCCATTAAAATCGAGCTGTCGGAAACCGCGGATTCCTACGTCCTTTCCGTCTATAACGAGGGCGTGGGCATCTCAAAGGAAGATATAGAGCAGCGCCTTTTCCAGCGGTTCGCGCGGCTCAAGCAAAAGGGCACGGAGGGCGTAAAGGGCTCGGGCCTGGGACTCTATATATGCAGAACGATAGTGGAAAAACATAACGGCAGGATCTGGGTCGAATCGGAAGTCGGCAAGTGGGTGAGGTTTCTCATTTCACTTCCAAAAAAGGCATAAATTTTTCTGCGTAATTCTTTTTTGCTTTACATCCAATGTCTCATGAATTATACGATAACGATGGAGCTTGGAGCTTTCTTTCCGGCTGCATGGTCGCACAGTCGTTACATCGGATCACGCAATCTCCATCACGATGAGTAATAAATTCGAATTGAGCACAGGGCAAGGGGCGTAGCGCCCGGCTGGTTTGGGAGGAACGGATGGAAATAGATTTCAAAGACCTTGGCGAACATAAAATCGTGCTCGTGAGCGGAGAGGTCGATCTGTATAACGTAAGCGATCTTAAAAAGGCGTTATTCAGCATCACGGACGGGAAGCACATGAGCGTGATCGTGGATCTGAAAAATGTGAACTACATGGATTCATCCGGAATCGGGGCCCTGGTCGCCGGGCAGAAAAAAATGAAGGCGCACAACGGAAAATTCGCGCTTATAAACATACACGACGACGTGCTCAATATCCTCAAGCTTGCTACGCTGGATAAGTTTTTCAAGATCTACGAGGACGAAGAGGATCTGCTCTAGGTCAGGATACCCTTTTCATCACGAGCGTGGTCATATCGTCGTGGGGGCTCGCGTTTCCCCTGAAAATATCCACATCGGTCACTATTTTCTCCACTATCTCCTGCGCGTTCAACCGGTGGCTTTCGACAAGCAGCTTTTGCAGTCGGGTTCTGCCGTATTCCTCCCTTGACTCGTTTCTCATTTCCGTTATACCGTCCGTATAGAGAACCACCACGTCCCCCGGGTTCAGCTTCAATTTCGCCTGCTCGTACTCCACGTCCTCCGTTATGCCGATCGGGACGCCGTCCAGCTTGGTTACCGTGCAGCGCGACAGGGCCTCACGATAGCAGAAAAGCGGCCCGTGGCCCGCGTTGGTAAAAGAGAGCTCCCCGGTCTCCCTGTTGTAGATCATGAAAAACAACGTGGCGAATTTGTCGATGGCGAAATCCGCGCTCAGCGCGTCGTTGATCGACCGCACGATGGTCGCGCAGTCCACGTGCCGGTTATTCTTGACCGAGTTGGTGAACACCGTGCGTATCATGACCATGACCAGCGACGCGGGAACGCCCTTCCCGGACACGTCGCTTATCAGCGCCCCGACCTTCGATTCCCCTATGTCAATGTAGTCGAAATAATCCCCCCCCACGCCCTTGGCCGCGCGGGTATACCCCTTGATCTGGATTCCGTTCCGGTCGTAAAACGCCATCGGGTTGAGTCCTTCCTGGATCTCCTTGGCGAGCTCCAGTTGCTCCTGCATGATCCTCGATTCGATCTCTATATCCTTGGCTTTTTTGAGATGTTCGGTCATCAGGTTGAAATCGCGCGCGAGCGCGCCCAGTTCGTCGGAGGTTCCGATATCAATTTTAAAGTCGAGGTCGCCCGTACTGATGATCGCCGCCCCCTGCGACAGTTTCCTTATGGGCTTGATCGTGATGCTCGCGAGGACAATTGCGCCGAAAATTGAAAACACCAGGAAAAAGCC encodes:
- a CDS encoding HAMP domain-containing protein, with amino-acid sequence MAERGTGSSKPAGTPVKSAGKPVGEPNTPTAAKVRFGLRVKFSLAIIALVAVVVVVMTIYFIQLESGTLKNEIFKFAEREIEHLANTAQDAIASEQELNLIPAIENIKKIPAVKYVIIFDANGRVIQHFDPAVIGTTVEDDEITRKAREFADTDKPLRIDVPDPAERGGIIYDFSKPVMHPFFKNRIATVRMGFSDSMIREEIARVTQSILYIGGFFLVFSIFGAIVLASITIKPIRKLSQGAAIISTGDLDFKIDIGTSDELGALARDFNLMTEHLKKAKDIEIESRIMQEQLELAKEIQEGLNPMAFYDRNGIQIKGYTRAAKGVGGDYFDYIDIGESKVGALISDVSGKGVPASLVMVMIRTVFTNSVKNNRHVDCATIVRSINDALSADFAIDKFATLFFMIYNRETGELSFTNAGHGPLFCYREALSRCTVTKLDGVPIGITEDVEYEQAKLKLNPGDVVVLYTDGITEMRNESREEYGRTRLQKLLVESHRLNAQEIVEKIVTDVDIFRGNASPHDDMTTLVMKRVS
- a CDS encoding HAMP domain-containing protein gives rise to the protein MPIFRILRVKPTLRFKLIASIVSVVLIIGVSSVWLGLRIINNNIVGQAYDQVQNDLKTAQFIYDGKINVIHLFMKHLASLPYIKDAVLGDNRVLLINKLQEVEKELGLDIVNITAPDGRVIVRSRNPRVAGDYVSDDIFIRFILENGISCSGTDIMSREYLLREGEDLANQAYIQFVPTAMSRAAASLNEERGMVIKAAAPIYYEGKLIAIIYGAKLLNKNYEIVDQIKSLVFKDEKYEGYEYGTATIFLEDMRISTNVLISRTRAIGTKVSEEVYDRVFTQGRLWLDKAFVVNNWYIAAYSPIYNIRSEVIGILYVGIIESKFEQIKKETAIFFLIILLVTLQVALIIYIYLIHNILNPIRYLVNASNSIAKGDYTINIPVETRDELGILCKTFNTMVGAIVERDTMLKEDTHQQIINSEKLASLGKLAAGIAHEINNPLTGVLTYSSILLEDLKDTEYKDDLEIIVNETMRCRKIVREILNFARETKIEKERVNINLIISETLSILEKHVSFHNIGIVKAFRDDLPPMYVDINQIKSVINNLALNAADAMSDGGTLTIATNLDSENDSVVITVNDTGCGIPEGNLIKIFDPFFTTKETGKGTGLGLAVTYGIIKRHNGQITVHSIPGEGTKFVITLPVNPVDASGV
- a CDS encoding anti-sigma factor antagonist — its product is MEIDFKDLGEHKIVLVSGEVDLYNVSDLKKALFSITDGKHMSVIVDLKNVNYMDSSGIGALVAGQKKMKAHNGKFALINIHDDVLNILKLATLDKFFKIYEDEEDLL
- a CDS encoding hybrid sensor histidine kinase/response regulator produces the protein MENQTRILLIDDEEIVLKSSTRILRSTDYMIATAGSGIEGLDKARAQKFDIVITDLKMPQLGGMEILKTLKKEQPDVTVIIFTGYATVETAREALKNGAFDYIPKPFTPDELREVVKNAIASRTNSSEAKMLDLMSIVSHELKSPISVVHTTAETLYKGYFGKLDQGQEKTIETILRNCQYLEDIIRNYLDLSKMEIDNIESFAQQVNLVDEIVLPIVEIPEHHSNMKAMPIMTDFRVKPVISGDPNLLKIVVTNLVNNAIKYGIAGTPIKIELSETADSYVLSVYNEGVGISKEDIEQRLFQRFARLKQKGTEGVKGSGLGLYICRTIVEKHNGRIWVESEVGKWVRFLISLPKKA